A part of Myxococcales bacterium genomic DNA contains:
- a CDS encoding FAD-dependent oxidoreductase, protein MFSGKRERVAVVGGGAAGLGAAWRLAEKYEVTIYEAEAELGGNAYAHTFDDTDVQVDMGVMITLPWAYPNLYCMFQKYGIETRAAAATLLVSFPDPEDPTKELTWSTDSPVPGAGFFGEYLEAEASRFEQMMFEIAALPLNEQMLPIARFLDAPYPGVPHSGRYTPRFLTQGLCPLLSLFLVTRDSLLRTPAWSLSMMFRFGTLSFFSPTTWRTITGGTREYIARLTRSFRARRLVSTKVVGVKRSGREVRVRDERGGEEVYDHVVLATAANVALRLLGEGASADERRVLGMYTYQPAVAYLHADPSLLSARFGPGFFFQYRSENPTPGPALDGVMTYSMKDAAGLQGYDGPVLVSVFSERPPKEPTPCFARREFSHLIADDVALKARMEMHKLQGHDRTWFCGDYTTFSSHEDAFTSGMVIGEAFGVDYPFREHPAALFRYTQNRVMMMPRLGVRTRVGLGVRLELLRDTLAVAWPQLRAKLRPRRHDGGAVVEI, encoded by the coding sequence ATGTTCTCAGGAAAGCGCGAGCGCGTCGCCGTGGTGGGCGGCGGCGCGGCGGGGCTCGGGGCGGCGTGGCGCTTGGCCGAAAAGTACGAGGTGACGATCTACGAGGCCGAGGCAGAGCTCGGCGGGAACGCCTACGCGCACACCTTCGACGACACCGATGTGCAGGTCGACATGGGCGTGATGATCACGCTGCCGTGGGCTTACCCGAACCTCTATTGCATGTTTCAGAAATACGGTATCGAGACCCGCGCGGCCGCCGCGACGCTGCTCGTCTCCTTTCCCGACCCCGAAGACCCGACGAAGGAGCTCACCTGGAGCACCGACTCGCCCGTGCCCGGCGCGGGCTTCTTCGGCGAGTACCTGGAGGCCGAGGCGAGCCGCTTCGAGCAGATGATGTTCGAGATCGCGGCGTTGCCGCTGAACGAGCAAATGTTGCCGATCGCGCGCTTCCTCGACGCCCCTTACCCCGGCGTCCCGCACTCGGGACGCTACACGCCGCGCTTCCTCACGCAGGGGCTCTGTCCGCTGCTGTCGCTCTTCCTCGTCACGCGCGACAGCCTGCTGCGCACGCCGGCGTGGTCGCTCTCGATGATGTTCCGCTTCGGGACCCTCTCGTTCTTCAGCCCCACGACCTGGCGCACGATCACGGGTGGCACGCGCGAGTACATCGCGCGGCTCACGCGGTCGTTCCGCGCGCGGCGGCTCGTGTCCACGAAGGTGGTGGGCGTGAAGCGCTCGGGCCGCGAGGTGCGAGTGCGCGACGAGCGCGGGGGCGAAGAGGTCTACGACCACGTCGTGCTGGCGACGGCCGCGAACGTCGCGCTCCGCCTGCTCGGCGAAGGCGCGAGCGCCGACGAGCGGCGGGTCCTTGGAATGTACACCTATCAGCCCGCGGTCGCGTACCTGCACGCCGACCCCTCGCTGCTCTCGGCGCGCTTCGGCCCCGGCTTCTTCTTCCAGTACCGCTCGGAGAACCCGACGCCCGGCCCCGCCCTGGACGGCGTCATGACCTACAGCATGAAGGACGCCGCCGGCCTCCAGGGCTACGACGGCCCCGTGCTCGTGTCGGTCTTCTCCGAGCGCCCCCCCAAGGAGCCGACTCCGTGCTTCGCGCGCCGCGAGTTCTCCCACCTCATCGCCGACGACGTCGCCCTGAAGGCGCGCATGGAGATGCACAAGCTCCAAGGGCACGACCGCACCTGGTTCTGTGGGGACTACACCACATTCAGCAGCCACGAGGACGCCTTCACGTCAGGCATGGTCATCGGGGAAGCCTTTGGAGTGGACTACCCTTTCCGCGAGCACCCGGCGGCGCTGTTTCGCTATACCCAGAACCGCGTCATGATGATGCCGCGGCTCGGCGTGCGCACGCGAGTGGGCCTCGGCGTGCGGCTCGAGCTGCTCCGCGACACGCTCGCCGTGGCGTGGCCCCAGCTACGAGCGAAGCTTCGCCCGCGGCGCCACGACGGCGGCGCCGTGGTCGAGATCTGA
- a CDS encoding HNH endonuclease, with protein MAPHRVITWQRAVVLLTLGKVEVLEEYEEPIVAPSLTLRTPAVVRLTRGNVSTKRKVRFSRLNVFTRDGFRCQYCGVRRAMDDLNYDHVVPRVRGGKTGWENIVTSCYACNLRKGSRTPDEAGLKLLRRPFRPTSLPHTPFLRAEKGVPPLWRDYCPHLVDDQASVA; from the coding sequence ATGGCCCCTCACCGCGTGATCACCTGGCAGCGCGCCGTCGTGCTCCTCACGCTCGGCAAGGTCGAGGTGCTCGAAGAGTACGAAGAGCCGATCGTCGCGCCGTCGCTCACGCTGCGCACGCCGGCCGTCGTGCGCCTCACGCGAGGGAACGTGTCGACCAAGCGAAAGGTGCGATTCTCCCGGCTGAACGTCTTCACTCGAGACGGTTTTCGCTGCCAGTACTGCGGTGTCCGCAGGGCGATGGATGACCTCAACTACGACCACGTCGTGCCCCGCGTTCGCGGAGGCAAGACGGGGTGGGAGAACATCGTCACCTCCTGCTACGCCTGCAACCTTCGTAAGGGGAGCCGCACTCCCGACGAGGCCGGCCTGAAGCTTCTCCGGAGGCCCTTTCGGCCGACCTCTCTGCCGCACACGCCGTTCCTCCGCGCGGAGAAGGGTGTCCCTCCCTTGTGGAGAGACTACTGCCCTCACCTGGTGGACGATCAGGCGAGCGTCGCGTGA